GAAGCACCTATTAGAAGACCTTTAGTTACAGGCGAAAAATCATACCACGATGTTACTGTGGATGTGGCCAAACCTGTAGAAGGAAAAGCGAATAAGCAATGGTGGATAGTTTTTTCTATAGCATTAGCAGCTTTCCTTTGGGGTATAGGATGTATTATTTATACCATTTCAACAGGTATTGGAACTTGGGGTTTGAACAAAACTGTAGGTTGGGCTTGGGATATTACTAACTTCGTTTGGTGGGTTGGTATTGGTCACGCAGGAACACTTATTTCTGCAGTACTATTATTATTCCGTCAAAAATGGAGAATGGCTATTAACCGTTCAGCGGAAGCCATGACAATTTTCTCTGTTGTTCAAGCTGGTTTATTCCCTGTAATTCACATGGGTCGTCCATGGTTGGGATATTGGGTCTTACCTATTCCGAATCAATTTGGTTCACTATGGGTAAACTTTAACTCTCCATTACTTTGGGATGTATTTGCAATCTCAACGTACTTATCAGTATCATTAGTTTTCTGGTGGACAGGTTTACTTCCTGATTTCGCTATGCTAAGAGATCGTGCTGTGAAGCCTTTTCAAAAGAAAATTTATGCTTTATTAAGTTTCGGTTGGTCTGGTCGTGCTAAAGATTGGCAACGTTTTGAAGAAGTATCTTTGGTACTTGCAGGTTTAGCAACTCCATTAGTACTTTCTGTACACACGATTGTATCTTTCGATTTCGCCACATCGGTTATACCAGGATGGCATACCACGATTTTCCCACCATACTTTGTTGCTGGTGCGGTATTCTCTGGATTTGCTATGGTAAACACACTTCTTATCATTATGAGAAAAGTGTGTAATCTTGAAGATTATATTACAGTACAACACATCGAATTAATGAACATTGTAATCATGATTACGGGTTCTATAGTTGGTGTAGCATATATTACGGAGTTATTTATTGCATGGTATTCTGGTGTAGAGTACGAACAATACGCGTTCTTAAACAGAGCAACTGGTCCTTACTGGTGGGCATATTGGGCAATGATGTCTTGTAACGTATTCTCTCCAC
The window above is part of the Algibacter sp. L3A6 genome. Proteins encoded here:
- the nrfD gene encoding NrfD/PsrC family molybdoenzyme membrane anchor subunit is translated as MASHYEAPIRRPLVTGEKSYHDVTVDVAKPVEGKANKQWWIVFSIALAAFLWGIGCIIYTISTGIGTWGLNKTVGWAWDITNFVWWVGIGHAGTLISAVLLLFRQKWRMAINRSAEAMTIFSVVQAGLFPVIHMGRPWLGYWVLPIPNQFGSLWVNFNSPLLWDVFAISTYLSVSLVFWWTGLLPDFAMLRDRAVKPFQKKIYALLSFGWSGRAKDWQRFEEVSLVLAGLATPLVLSVHTIVSFDFATSVIPGWHTTIFPPYFVAGAVFSGFAMVNTLLIIMRKVCNLEDYITVQHIELMNIVIMITGSIVGVAYITELFIAWYSGVEYEQYAFLNRATGPYWWAYWAMMSCNVFSPQFMWFKKLRTSIMFSFFISIVVNIGMWFERFVIIVTSLHRDYLPSSWTMFSPTFVDIGIFVGTIGFFFVLFLLYSRTFPVIAQAEVKTILKSSGERYKNIRERGDSLAGTGADARTTVDKVTNKKNEA